The following are encoded together in the Nocardioides sp. Arc9.136 genome:
- the groL gene encoding chaperonin GroEL (60 kDa chaperone family; promotes refolding of misfolded polypeptides especially under stressful conditions; forms two stacked rings of heptamers to form a barrel-shaped 14mer; ends can be capped by GroES; misfolded proteins enter the barrel where they are refolded when GroES binds), translating to MPKLIAFNEEARRGLERGMNTLADAVKVTLGPKGRNVVLEKKWGAPTITNDGVSIAKEIELEDPYEKIGAELVKEVAKKTDDVAGDGTTTATVLAQAMVREGLRNVAAGANPMGLKRGIEAAVEAVSEQLRGMAKEVETREQIAATATISAGGDTTVGDAIAEAMDKVGKEGVITVEESNTFGIDLELTEGMRFDKGYISAYFVTDPERMETVLEDPYILIANQKISNVKDLLPILEKVMQSGKPLVILAEDVDGEALSTLVVNKIRGTFKSVAVKAPGFGDRRKAMLQDIAILTGGQVISEEVGLKLETTGIELLGQARKVVITKDETTIVEGSGDADQIAGRVNQIRAEIEKSDSDYDREKLQERLAKLAGGVAVIKVGAATEVELKERKHRIEDAVRNAKAAVEEGIVAGGGVALVQASATAFDKLDLTGDEATGVNIVRVATSAPLKQIAVNAGLEGGVVAEKVANLPAGQGLNAANGEYVDMIAEGIIDPAKVTRSALQNAASIAALFLTTEAVVADKPEKAAPMGGDPTGGMGGMDF from the coding sequence ATGCCCAAGCTGATTGCATTCAACGAGGAGGCCCGGCGCGGCCTCGAGCGTGGCATGAACACGCTCGCCGACGCCGTCAAGGTCACGCTCGGCCCCAAGGGTCGCAACGTCGTCCTCGAGAAGAAGTGGGGCGCCCCCACGATCACCAACGACGGTGTGAGCATCGCCAAGGAGATCGAGCTCGAGGACCCCTACGAGAAGATCGGCGCCGAGCTGGTCAAGGAGGTCGCGAAGAAGACCGACGACGTCGCCGGTGACGGCACGACGACGGCGACCGTCCTGGCCCAGGCGATGGTCCGCGAGGGCCTGCGCAACGTCGCGGCCGGTGCGAACCCGATGGGTCTCAAGCGCGGCATCGAGGCGGCCGTCGAGGCCGTGTCCGAGCAGCTGCGCGGCATGGCCAAGGAGGTCGAGACCCGCGAGCAGATCGCGGCCACGGCCACCATCTCCGCCGGTGGCGACACCACCGTCGGCGACGCCATCGCCGAGGCGATGGACAAGGTCGGCAAGGAGGGCGTGATCACGGTCGAGGAGTCGAACACCTTCGGCATCGACCTCGAGCTCACCGAGGGCATGCGCTTCGACAAGGGCTACATCTCGGCGTACTTCGTCACCGACCCGGAGCGGATGGAGACGGTCCTCGAGGACCCCTACATCCTGATCGCGAACCAGAAGATCTCGAACGTCAAGGACCTGCTGCCGATCCTCGAGAAGGTCATGCAGTCGGGCAAGCCGCTCGTCATCCTCGCCGAGGACGTCGACGGCGAGGCGCTCTCGACGCTGGTCGTCAACAAGATCCGCGGCACCTTCAAGTCCGTCGCCGTCAAGGCCCCGGGCTTCGGCGACCGTCGCAAGGCCATGCTGCAGGACATCGCGATCCTGACCGGCGGCCAGGTCATCTCCGAGGAGGTCGGCCTCAAGCTCGAGACCACCGGCATCGAGCTCCTCGGCCAGGCCCGCAAGGTCGTCATCACCAAGGACGAGACCACTATCGTCGAGGGCTCGGGCGACGCCGACCAGATCGCCGGTCGCGTCAACCAGATCCGCGCCGAGATCGAGAAGTCCGACTCCGACTACGACCGCGAGAAGCTGCAGGAGCGCCTGGCCAAGCTGGCCGGCGGTGTCGCGGTCATCAAGGTCGGCGCGGCCACCGAGGTCGAGCTCAAGGAGCGCAAGCACCGCATCGAGGACGCCGTCCGCAACGCGAAGGCGGCCGTCGAGGAGGGCATCGTCGCCGGAGGTGGCGTGGCGCTCGTCCAGGCCTCGGCCACCGCGTTCGACAAGCTCGACCTGACCGGCGACGAGGCCACGGGCGTCAACATCGTCCGCGTCGCCACCTCGGCCCCGCTCAAGCAGATCGCGGTCAACGCCGGCCTCGAGGGCGGCGTCGTGGCGGAGAAGGTCGCCAACCTCCCCGCGGGTCAGGGCCTCAACGCCGCGAACGGCGAGTACGTCGACATGATCGCCGAGGGCATCATCGACCCGGCCAAGGTCACCCGGTCGGCGCTGCAGAACGCGGCGTCCATCGCGGCCCTGTTCCTCACCACCGAGGCCGTCGTCGCCGACAAGCCGGAGAAGGCCGCCCCCATGGGTGGCGACCCGACCGGCGGCATGGGCGGCATGGACTTCTGA
- a CDS encoding MoxR family ATPase: protein MSAVTSEALELGDVAERLGATGYLCDPELATVTFLALKMGRPLLLEGEPGTGKTALAEAVAEALGLPLVRLQCYEGIDATQALYDWDFPRQVLHLRALEATGGAAAAGAGGAEEAEKSLYDERFLLARPVLAALQQSPAVLLVDEVDRADDEFEAFLLEVLSTYQVTIPELGTVRAAVPPVVVLTSNRTRELHDALKRRCLYHWIDHPALEREVAIVRSRAPEVAETLTRQVVEVVQRLRADTGLVKPPGVAETLDWARALHHLGTTELDLATAAASLGALVKYREDADRVRAALDRVLAP, encoded by the coding sequence ATGTCAGCCGTCACGTCGGAAGCGCTCGAGCTCGGTGACGTCGCGGAGCGGCTCGGTGCGACCGGCTACCTCTGCGACCCCGAGCTCGCGACCGTCACCTTCCTCGCCCTGAAGATGGGCCGGCCCCTGCTCCTCGAGGGCGAGCCCGGGACCGGCAAGACCGCGCTCGCCGAGGCGGTGGCCGAGGCGCTGGGGCTCCCCCTGGTGCGCCTGCAGTGCTACGAGGGCATCGACGCCACGCAGGCCCTCTACGACTGGGACTTCCCCCGCCAGGTGCTGCACCTCCGCGCGCTCGAGGCCACCGGCGGGGCTGCCGCCGCCGGCGCGGGCGGGGCTGAGGAGGCAGAGAAGAGCCTGTACGACGAGCGGTTCCTGCTCGCCCGCCCGGTGCTGGCGGCGCTGCAGCAGAGCCCGGCGGTGCTGCTGGTCGACGAGGTCGACCGCGCCGACGACGAGTTCGAGGCGTTCCTGCTCGAGGTGCTCTCGACCTACCAGGTGACGATCCCCGAGCTGGGCACCGTGCGGGCCGCGGTGCCGCCCGTCGTGGTGCTCACCTCCAACCGCACCCGCGAGCTGCACGACGCGCTCAAGCGGCGCTGCCTCTACCACTGGATCGACCACCCGGCGCTGGAGCGCGAGGTGGCGATCGTGCGGTCGCGGGCGCCGGAGGTCGCGGAGACGCTGACCCGGCAGGTCGTCGAGGTCGTGCAGCGGCTGCGCGCCGACACCGGCCTGGTCAAGCCGCCGGGCGTCGCGGAGACCCTCGACTGGGCCCGCGCGCTGCACCACCTCGGCACCACCGAGCTGGACCTCGCGACGGCGGCCGCGAGCCTCGGCGCGCTGGTGAAGTACCGCGAGGACGCCGACCGCGTGCGCGCCGCCCTGGACCGGGTGCTCGCCCCGTGA
- a CDS encoding MoaD/ThiS family protein: MSVSVRIPTILRTYTDGASEVTATGATLAEVLDDLDTHHAGIKARILDDNGALRRFVNVYVGNDDVRFLDDLATPTPDGVQVSVIPAVAGGC; the protein is encoded by the coding sequence ATGAGCGTCTCGGTCCGCATCCCGACCATCCTGCGCACCTACACCGACGGTGCCTCCGAGGTGACCGCCACGGGCGCGACCCTGGCGGAGGTCCTCGACGACCTCGACACCCACCACGCCGGCATCAAGGCGCGGATCCTCGACGACAACGGCGCGCTGCGCCGCTTCGTCAACGTCTACGTCGGAAACGACGACGTCCGGTTCCTCGACGACCTGGCCACGCCCACGCCGGACGGCGTGCAGGTCTCGGTCATCCCGGCCGTCGCCGGGGGCTGCTGA
- a CDS encoding uracil-xanthine permease family protein, giving the protein MASDRSRRPAPSSQLPAHVKYDINEMPPVGEALLLALQHVMVMMASNVTIPIILATAIGATTGETVFLVQVALFAAGLTTLIQTIGIGPVGARLPVVQGTSFGFLVVSIPLAQEYGLAAVLGGALFAGSVKFVLGFSLKWLRGLFPPLVSGIVVLVIGIGLLPTGMHLYGGGNGAEDFGSWENLGLATLVLVVLLLAYRFGKGIIASASVLVSLVVGYLVAIALGKVDFSPVSEASWFAFPTPLEFGLEFPAAAFIAMGAMAIAVSIETIGDLSAITKAGAGREVTDRELAGGVMGDGAATSVAAVFSALPNTTFGQNVGLVALTGVMSRHVVTICAGFLIALGLVPKLAAVITAMPSAVLGGAAVVMFGMLLGAGIQLLAECRLDRHDLIVIAASIGVGQGFAAVPAAAEVMPESLRVLMTSGILPAALIAVLLNLLRPRPEEGAAFVDVDTPLPDTVQRPEQQ; this is encoded by the coding sequence ATGGCCTCCGACCGTTCCCGCCGGCCTGCGCCGTCGTCGCAGCTGCCCGCGCACGTCAAGTACGACATCAACGAGATGCCTCCCGTCGGCGAGGCCCTGCTGCTCGCGCTGCAGCACGTCATGGTGATGATGGCGAGCAACGTCACCATCCCGATCATCCTGGCCACCGCCATCGGGGCGACGACGGGGGAGACGGTCTTCCTGGTGCAGGTGGCGCTGTTCGCCGCCGGCCTGACCACGCTCATCCAGACGATCGGCATCGGGCCGGTCGGCGCGCGGCTGCCGGTCGTGCAGGGCACCAGCTTCGGGTTCCTGGTGGTGTCCATCCCGCTGGCCCAGGAGTACGGGCTCGCAGCCGTCCTCGGTGGTGCGCTCTTCGCGGGCTCCGTGAAGTTCGTGCTGGGCTTCAGCCTCAAGTGGCTGCGCGGCCTCTTCCCGCCGCTGGTGAGCGGGATCGTCGTCCTCGTCATCGGGATCGGGCTGCTCCCCACCGGCATGCACCTCTACGGCGGCGGCAACGGCGCCGAGGACTTCGGCTCGTGGGAGAACCTCGGTCTCGCGACCCTCGTCCTCGTCGTCCTCCTCCTCGCCTACCGCTTCGGCAAGGGCATCATCGCCTCGGCCTCGGTACTGGTCAGCCTCGTGGTCGGGTACCTCGTCGCGATCGCCCTGGGGAAGGTGGACTTCAGTCCCGTGTCCGAGGCGTCCTGGTTCGCCTTCCCGACGCCGCTGGAGTTCGGTCTGGAGTTCCCGGCGGCGGCCTTCATCGCCATGGGCGCGATGGCGATCGCGGTCTCCATCGAGACGATCGGCGACCTGTCGGCCATCACGAAGGCCGGCGCCGGGCGCGAGGTGACCGACCGTGAGCTCGCCGGTGGCGTCATGGGCGACGGTGCGGCCACGAGCGTCGCCGCCGTCTTCTCCGCCCTGCCGAACACCACCTTCGGGCAGAACGTCGGGCTGGTCGCCCTCACGGGGGTGATGAGCCGCCACGTGGTGACGATCTGCGCCGGCTTCCTCATCGCGCTGGGCCTGGTGCCCAAGCTGGCCGCGGTCATCACCGCCATGCCGTCGGCCGTGCTGGGCGGCGCGGCGGTGGTCATGTTCGGCATGCTGCTCGGCGCTGGCATCCAGCTGCTCGCCGAGTGCCGCCTGGACCGTCACGACCTGATCGTGATCGCCGCCTCCATCGGTGTGGGCCAGGGCTTCGCCGCCGTGCCCGCCGCGGCGGAGGTCATGCCGGAGTCCCTGCGGGTGCTGATGACCTCCGGCATCCTGCCGGCGGCGCTCATCGCCGTCCTCCTCAACCTCCTGCGACCTCGCCCGGAGGAGGGGGCCGCGTTCGTCGACGTGGACACCCCCCTTCCGGACACCGTCCAGCGACCCGAGCAGCAGTAG
- a CDS encoding NTP transferase domain-containing protein, protein MVLHGIVLAAGAGSRMGTPKALVDDWLARAVHLLAEGGCDRVTAVLGARADDAVALLPPGTAYVVADDWSAGMSASLRTGLAAADPRADAALVTLVDLPDLTPEVVARVAARAGAAVLARAAYDGRPGHPVLLGREHWPGVLAATGGDSGAKGYLAGRDVVLVECGDLATGQDVDSR, encoded by the coding sequence ATGGTGCTGCACGGGATCGTCCTCGCCGCCGGCGCGGGCAGCCGGATGGGCACGCCCAAGGCGCTGGTCGACGACTGGCTCGCCCGCGCGGTCCACCTGCTGGCCGAGGGTGGCTGCGACCGGGTCACGGCCGTCCTCGGGGCCCGCGCGGACGACGCGGTCGCGCTGCTGCCGCCGGGCACGGCGTACGTCGTGGCCGACGACTGGTCGGCGGGGATGTCGGCGTCGCTGCGGACCGGCCTGGCGGCGGCCGATCCCCGTGCCGACGCCGCCCTGGTCACGCTCGTCGACCTCCCCGACCTCACCCCCGAGGTCGTCGCCCGGGTCGCGGCCCGGGCGGGCGCCGCCGTCCTGGCCCGGGCGGCGTACGACGGCCGTCCCGGCCACCCGGTGCTGCTCGGCCGCGAGCACTGGCCCGGCGTGCTGGCCGCGACCGGCGGCGACAGCGGGGCGAAGGGCTACCTCGCCGGACGCGACGTGGTGCTGGTCGAGTGCGGCGACCTGGCCACCGGTCAGGACGTCGACTCGCGCTGA
- a CDS encoding DUF3253 domain-containing protein → MSAGADDRNRRLERTILDLLAQRDEGRTICPSDAARAVWGAERPEGGDPEGWRGLMEPARQAAQRLVEAGEVEVTQRGEVVALPTARGPVRIRRARPGDGTPQRESTS, encoded by the coding sequence ATGAGCGCCGGAGCGGACGACCGGAACCGCCGGCTGGAGCGGACCATCCTCGACCTGCTGGCCCAGCGCGACGAGGGGAGGACCATCTGCCCCTCCGACGCCGCCCGCGCGGTGTGGGGCGCCGAGCGGCCGGAGGGCGGTGATCCCGAGGGGTGGCGGGGGCTGATGGAGCCGGCCCGCCAGGCGGCCCAGCGCTTGGTCGAGGCCGGCGAGGTCGAGGTCACCCAGCGGGGCGAGGTCGTCGCCCTGCCGACGGCCCGGGGACCGGTCCGGATCCGGCGCGCCCGGCCCGGGGACGGCACGCCTCAGCGCGAGTCGACGTCCTGA
- a CDS encoding RimK family alpha-L-glutamate ligase, protein MTHVLLATFSLLPEGEEGGELLVTALAERGVEARWAVWDDPDVDWAAADLVVLRSTWDYQRRYAEFLAWLRGVERSTRVLHGSDLVAWNADKAYLLELGREVPVVPTALLDDRGLRVGLQEALDRWGAVVVKPRTGAGGVGVVVAERTDDPRLEGLVAGPWVVQPLVASVRTVGESSVWVLDGRVVGQVDKRPSGSEVRVHELYGGSSVAVEVDPARADVARAAVAAAGRLLAGPPAYARVDLVQLDGAWVVSELELIEPGLYLDVLPGLAGPFADLVGSVLAAR, encoded by the coding sequence GTGACGCACGTCCTCCTGGCGACGTTCTCCCTGCTCCCCGAGGGCGAGGAGGGCGGCGAGCTGCTCGTGACCGCCCTCGCCGAGCGGGGGGTCGAGGCCCGGTGGGCGGTCTGGGACGACCCGGACGTCGACTGGGCCGCCGCCGACCTGGTGGTGCTGCGCTCGACGTGGGACTACCAGCGCCGGTACGCCGAGTTCCTGGCCTGGCTGCGCGGAGTCGAGCGCAGCACGCGGGTGCTGCACGGCAGCGACCTGGTCGCCTGGAACGCCGACAAGGCCTACCTGCTCGAGCTGGGCCGCGAGGTCCCGGTCGTCCCCACCGCGCTGCTCGACGACCGCGGGCTGAGGGTGGGTCTGCAGGAGGCGCTCGACCGGTGGGGCGCGGTCGTGGTCAAGCCCCGGACCGGGGCGGGCGGGGTCGGCGTGGTGGTCGCCGAGCGCACCGACGACCCGCGCCTGGAGGGGCTCGTCGCCGGACCATGGGTCGTGCAGCCGCTGGTGGCCTCGGTCCGGACGGTGGGGGAGTCCTCGGTGTGGGTCCTCGACGGCCGGGTGGTCGGCCAGGTCGACAAGCGGCCGAGCGGGTCGGAGGTCCGCGTGCACGAGCTGTACGGCGGCAGCTCGGTCGCCGTGGAGGTCGACCCGGCCCGGGCCGACGTCGCCCGCGCCGCGGTCGCGGCCGCCGGCCGGCTGCTGGCCGGCCCGCCGGCGTACGCACGGGTGGACCTGGTTCAGCTCGACGGCGCCTGGGTGGTCAGCGAGCTGGAGCTGATCGAGCCCGGGCTCTACCTCGACGTGCTGCCGGGGCTGGCGGGGCCGTTCGCGGACCTCGTCGGGTCGGTCCTCGCGGCGCGGTGA
- the thrC gene encoding threonine synthase, with the protein MSAAPVIEPSAEKTQIREGAFGNARALTCRECGHEVELGPHYACSECFGPLEIAYDFPQLTREEIEAGPRNIWRYKALLPVPTDIETSPNTEPGFTRLLEARNLAAELGLARLWVKDDSTNPTNSFKDRVVACALSAAREFGSKVFACPSTGNLANAVAAAGARAGMKTVVFIPSNLEQPKQVNSAVFTDSLVAVEGNYDDVNKLASEIAGEEDGWAFVNVNVRPYYAEGSKTLGYEIAEQLGWRLPDQIVIPVASGSQLTKVHKAFQELVGLGLVEDRPYKVFGAQAAGCSPVSVAYKAGVDAIRPVKPDTIAKSLAIGNPADGIYVLDVCRQTGGAVEDVTDDEVREAIVLLARTEGIFTETAGGTTVGVLKKLVESGQLDPELETVVINTGHGLKTLDAVSGSVGPVATIAPSYAAFAATGLA; encoded by the coding sequence ATGAGCGCTGCCCCTGTCATCGAGCCGAGTGCCGAGAAGACCCAGATCCGTGAGGGTGCCTTCGGCAACGCCCGGGCCCTCACCTGCCGCGAGTGCGGCCACGAGGTCGAGCTGGGCCCGCACTACGCGTGCAGCGAGTGCTTCGGCCCGCTGGAGATCGCCTACGACTTCCCGCAGCTGACCCGCGAGGAGATCGAGGCCGGCCCGCGCAACATCTGGCGCTACAAGGCGCTGCTGCCGGTGCCGACCGACATCGAGACCAGCCCCAACACCGAGCCCGGCTTCACCCGCCTGCTCGAGGCGAGGAACCTCGCCGCCGAGCTCGGCCTGGCCAGGCTGTGGGTCAAGGACGACTCGACCAACCCGACCAACTCCTTCAAGGACCGCGTCGTCGCCTGCGCGCTGAGCGCGGCCCGCGAGTTCGGCAGCAAGGTGTTCGCCTGTCCGAGCACCGGCAACCTCGCGAACGCCGTCGCCGCCGCGGGTGCCCGCGCCGGGATGAAGACGGTCGTGTTCATCCCCAGCAACCTCGAGCAGCCCAAGCAGGTCAACTCGGCGGTCTTCACCGACTCACTGGTCGCCGTCGAGGGCAACTACGACGACGTCAACAAGCTCGCCTCGGAGATCGCGGGCGAGGAGGACGGCTGGGCGTTCGTGAACGTCAACGTCCGGCCCTACTACGCCGAGGGCTCCAAGACCCTCGGCTACGAGATCGCCGAGCAGCTCGGCTGGCGCCTGCCCGACCAGATCGTCATCCCGGTCGCCAGCGGCTCGCAGCTGACCAAGGTGCACAAGGCCTTCCAGGAGCTGGTGGGGCTGGGCCTGGTCGAGGACAGGCCCTACAAGGTCTTCGGCGCGCAGGCCGCCGGCTGCTCGCCGGTCTCGGTCGCCTACAAGGCCGGCGTCGACGCGATCCGGCCGGTCAAGCCCGACACCATCGCCAAGAGCCTCGCCATCGGCAACCCCGCCGACGGGATCTACGTCCTCGACGTGTGCCGCCAGACCGGCGGGGCGGTCGAGGACGTCACCGACGACGAGGTCCGCGAGGCGATCGTGCTGCTGGCCCGCACCGAGGGCATCTTCACCGAGACCGCCGGCGGGACCACCGTGGGCGTGCTGAAGAAGCTCGTCGAGTCCGGCCAGCTCGACCCCGAGCTCGAGACGGTCGTCATCAACACCGGCCACGGCCTGAAGACCCTCGACGCGGTGTCCGGCTCGGTCGGCCCCGTCGCGACCATCGCCCCGTCGTACGCCGCCTTCGCGGCCACCGGCCTGGCCTGA
- a CDS encoding VWA domain-containing protein, with the protein MTTATEVVHDADEVLLGFTRALRAAGVGVTQDRAQQFLDAVALLGASEEGTRAAGRATLCAGPEDLLRHDQVFAAWFDHRTGLPRPRPAPPATTTYSELPLTDGPDSPGGADEADTDVVRAMASDAEVLRHRDVAALSAAERARLNALFATLRPRAPHRRSARQRSWHRGDVDAARTLRASLRRMGEPAEVVHRRRATRPRRVVLLVDVSGSMSGYADALLRLAHRFTQAAPGTVETFTLGTRLTHVTRALRLRDTERALVAAGDTVPDWSGGTRLGENLQTFLTRWGRRGMARGAVVVIFSDGWERGDTTLLAEQVERLGRVAHRLVWVNPHRGKAGYEPVQQGVVAVLPYLDDFVAGHSLATYAEVVEVVAGA; encoded by the coding sequence GTGACGACCGCGACGGAGGTCGTGCACGACGCCGACGAGGTGCTGCTCGGGTTCACCCGCGCGCTGCGGGCGGCCGGCGTGGGCGTCACCCAGGACCGCGCGCAGCAGTTCCTCGACGCGGTCGCGCTGCTGGGGGCCTCCGAGGAGGGCACCCGCGCCGCCGGCCGGGCCACCCTGTGCGCCGGCCCGGAGGACTTGCTGCGCCACGACCAGGTCTTCGCGGCGTGGTTCGACCACCGCACCGGCCTGCCGCGCCCCCGGCCCGCCCCGCCGGCCACCACGACGTACTCCGAGCTCCCGCTGACCGACGGTCCCGACAGCCCCGGCGGTGCCGACGAGGCCGACACCGACGTGGTCCGGGCGATGGCCAGCGACGCCGAGGTGCTGCGCCACCGCGACGTCGCGGCGCTCTCCGCCGCCGAGCGGGCCCGGCTCAACGCGCTCTTCGCGACCCTGCGCCCGCGCGCGCCGCACCGGCGCAGCGCCCGGCAGCGGTCCTGGCACCGCGGCGACGTCGACGCCGCGCGCACGTTGCGGGCGAGCCTGCGCCGGATGGGGGAGCCGGCCGAGGTCGTGCACCGCCGCCGCGCGACCCGTCCCCGTCGGGTGGTGCTGCTGGTGGACGTGTCGGGCTCGATGAGCGGGTACGCCGACGCGCTGCTGCGCCTGGCGCACCGGTTCACCCAGGCCGCGCCCGGCACGGTCGAGACGTTCACGCTGGGCACCCGGCTCACCCACGTCACCCGTGCGCTGCGCCTGCGCGACACCGAGCGGGCGCTCGTCGCGGCCGGGGACACGGTCCCGGACTGGTCCGGCGGCACCCGGCTGGGGGAGAACCTGCAGACCTTCCTCACCCGCTGGGGACGCCGCGGCATGGCCCGCGGCGCGGTCGTGGTGATCTTCAGCGACGGCTGGGAGCGCGGCGACACCACGCTGCTGGCCGAGCAGGTCGAGCGGCTCGGGCGGGTGGCCCACCGGCTGGTGTGGGTCAACCCGCACCGCGGGAAGGCCGGCTACGAGCCGGTGCAGCAGGGGGTCGTCGCGGTGCTGCCGTACCTCGACGACTTCGTCGCCGGGCACTCGCTCGCGACGTACGCCGAGGTCGTGGAGGTGGTCGCCGGTGCGTGA
- the otsB gene encoding trehalose-phosphatase: protein MEFTSAEGERKYDALVRAAGRAVVGLDFDGTLSPIVDDPTKAHIHPDAGEVLVDLAGVVAAVAVVTGRPARQALDLGGLEEVGNAMADAGKELFLFGQYGNERWSSTRRRIVSPRPPQGLATFLRDLPRALRRADAADAWVEDKGLAHAVHTRRLPDPEGAFERLLPVLRDLAGRNGLVLEPGRNVIEVRAPGMDKGKAVDALVAEVGAGAFLFAGDDLGDLEAFDAVTALGKDGLPTLLVCSASEEDAVSALVERADVVVPGPEGVLDLLRRLAADARAASRAGS from the coding sequence ATGGAGTTCACCTCCGCCGAGGGCGAGCGGAAGTACGACGCACTGGTGCGCGCCGCGGGACGGGCCGTGGTCGGCCTGGACTTCGACGGCACGCTCTCACCGATCGTCGACGACCCGACGAAGGCGCACATCCACCCCGACGCCGGTGAGGTCCTGGTGGACCTGGCCGGGGTGGTCGCCGCCGTCGCGGTGGTGACCGGCCGGCCCGCCCGCCAGGCCCTGGACCTCGGCGGGCTCGAGGAGGTCGGCAACGCCATGGCCGACGCCGGCAAGGAGCTGTTCCTTTTCGGCCAGTACGGCAACGAGCGGTGGTCCTCCACCCGGCGCCGGATCGTCTCGCCTCGCCCGCCGCAGGGGCTCGCGACGTTCCTGCGCGACCTGCCGCGGGCGCTGCGGCGGGCCGACGCCGCCGACGCGTGGGTGGAGGACAAGGGCCTCGCGCACGCCGTCCACACCCGTCGCCTCCCGGACCCCGAGGGCGCCTTCGAGCGGCTGCTGCCGGTGCTGCGCGACCTCGCCGGTCGCAACGGGCTGGTCCTCGAGCCCGGCCGCAACGTCATCGAGGTCCGCGCCCCCGGCATGGACAAGGGCAAGGCCGTCGACGCGCTCGTCGCCGAGGTGGGCGCCGGCGCCTTCCTCTTCGCCGGGGACGACCTCGGCGACCTCGAGGCGTTCGACGCCGTCACCGCCCTGGGCAAGGACGGCCTGCCGACGCTGCTGGTCTGCTCGGCCTCCGAGGAGGACGCGGTCAGCGCCCTCGTCGAGCGCGCCGACGTCGTCGTGCCGGGTCCCGAGGGCGTGCTCGACCTGCTGCGCCGGCTCGCCGCCGACGCCCGCGCCGCCTCCAGAGCCGGCTCCTGA
- a CDS encoding RNA polymerase sigma factor: protein MDAESRRARFEALAPGLVEPLRRFLARRTDAATADDVLSETLLVCWRRLEDLPEDPLPWAYAVARHALANAERSARRQRRVAGKVAALDPPATTTGPVGGEADLPLEEALAALRAEDAELLRLWAWEQLGPGEIATVLGLTPNAVSIRLHRARQKLRDELRKIDAAAGHEGTRGRSRS from the coding sequence GTGGATGCCGAGAGCCGCAGGGCGAGGTTCGAGGCGCTGGCGCCCGGGCTGGTCGAGCCGCTGCGCCGGTTCCTCGCGCGGCGCACCGACGCCGCGACCGCCGACGACGTCCTCTCCGAGACGCTGCTGGTCTGCTGGCGGCGGCTGGAGGACCTGCCGGAGGACCCGCTGCCGTGGGCGTACGCCGTGGCGCGCCACGCCCTGGCCAACGCCGAGCGCAGCGCCCGGCGCCAACGACGGGTCGCCGGCAAGGTGGCCGCGCTCGACCCGCCCGCGACGACCACGGGGCCGGTCGGCGGAGAGGCCGACCTGCCGCTGGAGGAGGCGCTCGCCGCGCTCCGCGCCGAGGACGCCGAGCTGCTCCGCCTGTGGGCCTGGGAGCAGCTGGGCCCCGGCGAGATCGCCACCGTGCTGGGGCTGACCCCGAACGCCGTCAGCATCCGGCTCCACCGCGCCCGCCAGAAGCTCAGGGACGAGCTGCGAAAGATCGACGCCGCTGCCGGACATGAGGGGACGAGAGGGAGGAGCAGGTCATGA